The genomic interval GGGCGGCGAACTCCTTGCGCAGCACGGGGACGACCTCCTCGCCGAGGATGTCCAGCTGCTCCAGGACCGTCTTCAGCGGCAGTCCCGCGTGGTCCATCAGGAACAGCTGGCGCTGGTAGTCGCCGACCGCGTCGCGGAAGGACAGGGTCCGCTCGATGACCTCCTGGGGCGAGCCCACGGTCAGCGGGGTCTGCTCGGTGAAGTCCTCCATCGACGGTCCGTGGCCGTAGACCGGCGCGTTGTCGAAGTACGGGCGGAACTCGCGTACCGCGTCCTGGGAGTTCTTCCGCATGAACACCTGGCCGCCGAGGCCGACGATCGCCTGCTCGGCGGTGCCGTGGCCGTAGTGCGCGTACCGCTGGCGGTACAGCCGCACCATCTTCCTCGTGTGCTCCATGGGCCAGAAGATGTTGTTGTGGAAGAAGCCGTCGCCGTAGTACGCGGCCTGCTCGGCGATCTCCGGCGAGCGGATGGAGCCGTGCCAGACGAACGGCGGCACGCCGTCCAGGGGGCGCGGGGTCGCGGTGAACGACTGGAGCGGCGTACGGAACTTGCCCTCCCAGTCCACGACGTCCTCCCGCCACAGCTTGTGCAGCAGGGCGTAGTTCTCGATGGCGAGCGGGATGCCCTGGCGGATGTCCTTGCCGAACCACGGGTACACCGGGCCGGTGTTCCCGCGCCCCATCATCAGGTCCACGCGGCCGTCCGCGAGGTGCTGGAGCGTCGCGTAGTCCTCGGCGATCTTGACCGGGTCGTTGGTGGTGATCAGCGTGGTCGAGGTCGACAGGACGATGTTCTTCGTCTGCGCCGCGATGAAGCCGAGCGTGGTGGTCGGCGACGAGGGGACGAACGGCGGGTTGTGGTGCTCACCGGTCGCGAAGACGTCGAGCCCGACCTCCTCGGCCTTCCGCGCGATGGCGACGGTGGCCTTGATCCGCTCGTGCTCGCTCGGCGTCGTACCGGTGGTGGGGTCGGTGGTGACGTCCCCGACGGTGAAGATCCCGAACTGCATGGCGTCCGCCTCCTGGTCGCTGTTGTTGAACCTTGAACTATCTGAACGCCCCGTACAACGGGGGGCGGGGGCGGGGTATTCCTTCCGCCTCGGGGACCAGGACCGATGGCCGATGCGCGCGTCCCGGCGGCCCTCATACGCTGCGGCGACGCGGCCCGACGCCGCCCGACGAAGGGACCCCCGTGGCATTCACCGCCGAGACGCATGTCCGCCTCGCCCGCCCCTCGCGCGATCTCGGCGCCGCCGAGCGGTTCTGGGTGGAGGGGCTGGGGCTGACGGTCCTCTTCCGCGCGGACGCGGGGCGGGAGCCGGGAACGCATGACCTTCTCATGGTGGGGCATCCCGGCGGCCCCTGGCATCTGGAGCTGACCAGGGGGCCGGTCGACCCCCGGCCCACCGAGGAGGACCTGCTCGTCCTGTACCTGGACGGCCCGGTCCCGGAGGACCTGGTGGCCCGGCTGCTCACCTGCGGCGGTACGAGGGTCGCCTCCCCGAACCCGTACTGGAACGAGTGGGGGGTGACGGTGGAGGACCCGGACGGATACCGGCTGGTCCTGTGCCGGAGGGGCTGGCGGCCGTAGGTACGTGCGCACCCCGGCATACCCAGCCCGTCCGGCGCTTGAGGACAAGGCGCGTGCCCCGGTCCGGCGCGGAGGGTTCCGTCCTCAAGCGCCGGACGGGCTGGGTTTGTCCGGATGGGCCGGGTGCGCGGGTATTTCAAGCCCGTCCGGCGTTTGAGGACGGAAGCCTGTGCCCCGGTCCGGGGTGGGAGGTCTGGGCCTCAGACGCCGGAACGGCTCGCGCGGCGGCGGCCCAGCAGCTCCGCGAGGCCGCGGCGTGTGGCCGCGATGATGACGCGGTCCGTCGGGCGGAGCACGTAGCCCGGGTGGAGGTTCCAGACGAGGGAGCCGGGGGCCACGTCCAGGGCCAGGACGCGCCAGGCGCCCTCGCGGAATGCCTGGTCCACCGTGCGGCCTTCCAGCTGGGGGTGGCCGCCCACCTCCACCGCCGCGAACAGGAGCACCTTGCGCTCGACCGGGATCGCGCCCAGGATCTGCCGGCCCATCATGGCGACCGCGAAGGACGGGCCCGCCAGATGGGAGACCGAGCGGGAGCGGGTGATCGCCTGCGGGTGCGCCGTGCGCAGCGTGCGGTAGACCGCCGTGGCGAACTCGTCGTCGAACAACCGCACCGTCACCCGCAGATTCGGCTTCAGCGAGCGCGCGTACAGCGCCGCCTCCAGGTTCGTCGTGTCGATGCTGGTCAGCGCGAGGAGCCCGCGTGAGCGGCCGATCTTGGCCGCCTCCAGGACCCCCTCGTCCGTGACGTCACCGAGCACCACCGGCACATGCAGC from Streptomyces drozdowiczii carries:
- a CDS encoding VOC family protein, with product MAFTAETHVRLARPSRDLGAAERFWVEGLGLTVLFRADAGREPGTHDLLMVGHPGGPWHLELTRGPVDPRPTEEDLLVLYLDGPVPEDLVARLLTCGGTRVASPNPYWNEWGVTVEDPDGYRLVLCRRGWRP
- a CDS encoding LLM class flavin-dependent oxidoreductase — translated: MQFGIFTVGDVTTDPTTGTTPSEHERIKATVAIARKAEEVGLDVFATGEHHNPPFVPSSPTTTLGFIAAQTKNIVLSTSTTLITTNDPVKIAEDYATLQHLADGRVDLMMGRGNTGPVYPWFGKDIRQGIPLAIENYALLHKLWREDVVDWEGKFRTPLQSFTATPRPLDGVPPFVWHGSIRSPEIAEQAAYYGDGFFHNNIFWPMEHTRKMVRLYRQRYAHYGHGTAEQAIVGLGGQVFMRKNSQDAVREFRPYFDNAPVYGHGPSMEDFTEQTPLTVGSPQEVIERTLSFRDAVGDYQRQLFLMDHAGLPLKTVLEQLDILGEEVVPVLRKEFAALRPAGVPETAPLHPAYAATKES